A portion of the Chromatiales bacterium genome contains these proteins:
- the aceF gene encoding dihydrolipoyllysine-residue acetyltransferase: protein MATKNIVVPDIGDFADVEVIEILVSPGDTIKAEDSLITLESDKASMEIPAPEGGVVKALKIKVGDRIKQGDTILELEPANDAAPAAEQAAEKPAAQAEAKPEPKPEPKSAPKAEEPQPAPAAPRAAPAGQRPSPTRKIDEVSFSKAYASPSVRRFARDLGVDLGQVEGTGRKGRIVKEDVQAFVKRALSQGAGGGLGVAPMPEIDFSQWGEVESKPLTKINKLTGQFLHRNWVTIPHVTQFDEADISDLEAFRKSMVAEYKDKGVKLTLLVFLMKAVVSALREFPRFNASLDATGENLVYKKYFNIGIAVDTPDGLVVPVVRDVDRKSLMDLARELGEISQKARDKKLTPGDMQGGCFTISSLGGIGGTKFTPIVNAPEVAILGVSRASIQPVWNAEEETFDPRLVLPLSLSYDHRVIDGADGARFTSFLSRVLSDTRRLLL, encoded by the coding sequence ATGGCGACGAAAAACATCGTGGTACCGGACATCGGCGACTTCGCCGATGTCGAAGTGATCGAGATCCTGGTCAGCCCGGGCGACACCATCAAGGCCGAGGACTCGCTGATCACCCTGGAGTCCGACAAGGCCTCCATGGAGATCCCGGCCCCCGAGGGTGGCGTGGTCAAGGCGCTCAAGATCAAGGTGGGCGACCGCATCAAGCAGGGCGACACCATCCTCGAGCTCGAGCCGGCCAACGACGCCGCGCCCGCGGCGGAGCAGGCGGCCGAGAAGCCCGCCGCCCAGGCGGAGGCGAAACCCGAGCCCAAGCCTGAACCAAAGTCGGCGCCGAAGGCCGAGGAGCCCCAGCCCGCCCCCGCGGCACCGCGTGCGGCCCCGGCCGGCCAGCGCCCCTCGCCCACGCGCAAGATCGACGAGGTCAGCTTCTCCAAGGCCTATGCCTCGCCCTCCGTGCGCCGCTTCGCGCGCGACCTGGGCGTGGACCTCGGCCAGGTGGAAGGCACCGGCCGCAAGGGCCGCATCGTCAAGGAAGACGTGCAGGCCTTCGTCAAGCGCGCCCTCTCGCAGGGTGCCGGCGGCGGCCTCGGCGTGGCGCCCATGCCCGAGATCGATTTCTCCCAGTGGGGCGAGGTCGAGAGCAAGCCGCTCACCAAGATCAACAAGCTCACCGGCCAGTTCCTGCACCGCAACTGGGTCACCATCCCGCACGTCACCCAGTTCGACGAGGCCGACATCAGCGACCTCGAGGCCTTCCGCAAGTCCATGGTGGCCGAGTACAAGGACAAGGGCGTGAAGCTCACGCTGCTGGTGTTCCTGATGAAGGCCGTGGTCTCGGCGCTGCGCGAGTTCCCGCGCTTCAACGCCTCGCTGGACGCCACCGGCGAGAACCTGGTGTACAAGAAGTACTTCAACATCGGCATCGCCGTGGACACGCCGGACGGCTTGGTCGTGCCCGTGGTGCGCGACGTGGACCGCAAGAGCCTGATGGACCTCGCCCGCGAACTCGGCGAGATCAGCCAGAAGGCGCGCGACAAGAAGCTCACCCCCGGCGACATGCAGGGCGGCTGCTTCACCATCTCCAGCCTCGGCGGTATCGGCGGCACCAAGTTCACGCCCATCGTCAACGCGCCGGAAGTCGCCATCCTCGGTGTCTCGCGCGCCAGCATCCAGCCGGTGTGGAACGCGGAGGAAGAGACCTTCGATCCGCGCCTGGTGCTCCCCCTGTCGCTGTCCTACGATCACCGCGTGATCGACGGCGCCGACGGCGCGCGCTTCACGTCCTTCCTCAGCCGGGTGCTCTCCGATACCCGCCGCCTGTTGCTCTAG